The following proteins come from a genomic window of Plectropomus leopardus isolate mb chromosome 11, YSFRI_Pleo_2.0, whole genome shotgun sequence:
- the ascl1b gene encoding achaete-scute homolog 1b, translating into METTTITTTQTAFTFGLTERHASISLHAPAQDCAVPAVHPSTNAAGYQSKTKVLKRQRSSSPELLRCKRRLSFNGLGYSIPQQQPVAVARRNERERNRVKQVNMGFQTLRQHVPNGAANKKMSKVETLRSAVEYIRALQQLLDEHDAVSAAFQCGLPSPTLSNSYSADPESPHSTYSSDEGGYEPLSSEEQELLDFTTWFDRY; encoded by the coding sequence ATGGAAActaccaccatcaccaccacgcAGACCGCATTCACCTTTGGACTTACTGAAAGACACGCCAGCATCAGCCTGCACGCCCCGGCCCAGGACTGCGCTGTCCCCGCCGTGCACCCCAGCACCAACGCTGCCGGCTACCAAAGCAAAACCAAGGTGCTGAAGAGACAGCGCTCCAGCTCACCGGAGCTCCTGCGCTGCAAGCGGCGTCTGAGCTTCAACGGCCTCGGCTACTCCATCCCTCAGCAGCAACCCGTGGCCGTGGCCCGGCGGAACGAAAGAGAGCGGAACCGGGTCAAACAAGTCAACATGGGCTTCCAGACGCTGCGTCAGCATGTGCCAAACGGCGCCGCCAACAAGAAGATGAGCAAAGTGGAGACCCTTAGGTCTGCGGTGGAGTACATCAGAGCTTTGCAACAACTTCTGGATGAACATGACGCTGTGTCAGCTGCTTTCCAGTGCGGGTTGCCATCCCCGACACTCTCCAACAGCTACTCCGCCGACCCGGAGTCACCTCACTCCACCTACTCATCAGATGAAGGTGGATATGAGCCTTTGAGCTCCGAGGAACAAGAGCTGTTGGACTTTACAACCTGGTTCGACAGGTACTGA